The following proteins come from a genomic window of Puntigrus tetrazona isolate hp1 chromosome 15, ASM1883169v1, whole genome shotgun sequence:
- the npat gene encoding protein NPAT has protein sequence MLLPSDVARLVLGYLQQEGLTATSRAFIYESPNLKEYAEHSSEDGVIPACVFSLFGKNLITILNEYVAVKAKETSQENQIPVVMTSLWKKLDFTLNQIKSLQNSPAVQLNQRLRTMNSIQNMRRQQRPLLASQSPIIVHPPVTPAVQCLPSTVSTPQGMLGHSTPVSYTSQHNRPATLCLSQPGESPLHILVPDNRLNPGPLSPARRKCDSPRRRGGGQLGASGTSRATVVSSTLIVESQSEETVTENLSQIVIENAREKILNDRSLQEKLAENINKILASDNSPQTSKAACSTVEQEQSIDEILGLQGEIHMTDDAIQDILAQTESDPAFQALFDLFDYGKSKTADGSEQADGSFSASTSTRESDETGHVDSASETGTVQEDSTSGGESSAQIPSTQSESKSKKKSSSIRNATKSASTASQPCSVTKQTGRGTANSKRGLARTRVLSGNKQSKGATSTSRLNDKLDSRPPDQTVSSSSLTEEGVGMEVDEPENEASESVNIQVVTLEDSNANETSDNYKNGQIPVSSETLQTTSTTETLNNASVIAPGRVTEVTIVQNEDMETSLSVHSESVPSLSLPQPDTGASIKMTSPPSKNKTPLIPSSTQTQSILVTSNLSTSGASSTATTPCISDAPAREPDPNKIVSLKIIISDEQDEVSTDAALNQAVSSISSDNIPTIFLSSPAKSPAKTLHATPAVITQEETAQAVSCLQGAEGVGSFGTPTRSVQCSGQPVLGCAAGQETSFIQLLQANPTFGPSSSYFVVTDPAAAEQRSNVVLLPSNVPQGSMSTMSHVVATPPRQRTVVSMGANVSQTYSPGSTIIISSPVQPMLQNVMLPVSVMGQKTGKLTVLPNQMLTLPCSATVRQPAKVISQHKLAPKENTDMGKTGISGSGQVLPQTSEQQKIVSATSPSHRRILCFDVTPETMAAGQNSSETSTLTSSPAKQVQKEITQNEPKQPLVSDACKKRIETVRLPVNPKVGVKNSEKVTIFHQQKEAPKSKVTEKGPNLIVLSNAASSNNAATEPEALIRSEPQKKSQASQKEEGGVVLKSSAPGPKQKPAGKTKDNAQEESCEKKPLKPVERSSEKSTLQNSPGVTANKENELESCQTSARPAEDLAASTAKSTAPVSSISCKTLCKTSPLTKQAVEMLQDIQGQAPTATPPKRQVAGCPDLPLPRTPGLGRAQEELTDGLRTPSRQRLRKEGESTPRHLPPPATPDIPSCSPASEAGSENSINMAAHTLMILSRAARTGGPLKDSLRQEEASAGKSAIPKGKKRKQIESSPPAKKELQLSTSSSGKKKSKKQKKLLDSFPEDLDVDKFLSSLHYDE, from the exons ATGTTGCTCCCGTCCGATGTCGCCAGACTCGTGCTGG GGTACCTGCAGCAAGAAGGGCTCACTGCCACAAGCCGAGCTTTTATATACGAGAGTCCAAACCTGAAGGAATATGCCGAGCACAGCTCCGAGGACGGGGTCATCCCTGCCTGCGTGTTT TCTCTTTTTGGAAAAAACCTGATTAcgattttaaatgaatatgtcGCCGTCAAAGCAAAAG AAACAAGTCAAGAAAATCAAATCCCAGTGGTGATGACGTCATTATGGAAAAAGCTTGACTTCACACTCAACCAAATCAA GTCTCTCCAGAATTCTCCTGCAGTGCAGCTGAATCAACGAC TGCGCACTATGAATAGCATTCAGAATATGAGACGTCAGCAGAGACCCTTGTTGGCATCACAGTCTCCCATCATTGTGCACCCTCCCGTGACTCCAGCAGTTCAGTGTCTCCCCAGCACTGTGTCCACCCCTCAAGGCATGCTGGGACATTCCACTCCAGTGTCTTACACGTCCCAGCATAACCGACCCGCCACTCTCTGCCTAAGTCAGCCAG GGGAGTCACCGTTGCATATTCTGGTTCCTGATAATAGACTGAATCCAGGACCTTTGTCTCCGGCTCGCAGGAAATG TGACTCACCGAGGCGGAGAGGAGGTGGTCAGTTGGGCGCCAGCGGGACCAGCAGAGCCACCGTAGTGTCCAGCACCCTCATTGTGGAATCTCAAAGTGAAGAAACTGTGACGGAAAACCTATCT caaataGTTATAGAAAATGCCAGGGAAAAAATTCTCAATGATAGATCCTTACAAGAAAAACTTGCtgaaaacatcaacaaaatCTTGGCAAG TGATAATAGTCCACAGACGTCAAAAGCGGCCTGCAGTACTGTGGAACAAGAGCAGTCAATTGATGAAATCCTGGGCCTCCAG GGGGAAATTCATATGACTGATGATGCCATCCAAGACATATTGGCGCAGACAGAGTCAGACCCAGCATTTCAGGCACTCTTTGACCTCTTTGACTATG GGAAAAGTAAAACGGCTGACGGCAGTGAACAGGCTGATGGGAGCTTCAGCGCTAGTACCAGCACACGAGAGAGTGATGAGACCGGGCATGTAGACAGCGCCTCTGAAACCG gCACTGTACAGGAGGATTCCACGTCAGGAGGAGAAAGTAGTGCACAAATCCCAAGCACCCAGTCTGAGtctaaaagcaaaaagaaatcaTCCAGCATCCGCAATGCAACAAAGTCTGCTTCCACAGCTTCACAGCCATGTAGTGTAACCAAACAAACTGGACGAGGAACCGCAAACTCCAAAAGAGGGCTAGCCAGGACTAGAGTTTTATCTGGTAACAAACAATCCAAAGGTGCCACGTCAACCTCAAGGTTGAACGATAAATTGGATTCGCGTCCACCTGACCAAACCGTATCAAGCTCTTCTTTGACAGAGGAAGGAGTTGGCATGGAGGTAGATGAGCCAGAAAATGAAGCCTCTGAGAGTGTAAATATTCAGGTAGTTACTCTGGAGGATTCAAATGCGAATGAAACGTCAGATAACTATAAAAACGGTCAAATTCCTGTTTCAAGTGAGACATTGCAAACCACATCCACTACTGAAACCTTAAATAACGCATCTGTGATTGCGCCTGGGAGAGTAACAGAAGTGACCATCGTACAGAATGAGGATATGGAAACCTCTTTATCCGTTCATAGTGAGTCTGTGCCCTCGCTTAGCTTGCCTCAACCTGACACAGGCGCATCCATCAAAATGACTTCTCCGCCCTCTAAAAACAAGACGCCTTTAATACCTTCCAGTACTCAAACTCAGTCCATTCTTGTCACAAGCAATCTTTCTACATCAGGTGCTTCATCTACTGCCACTACGCCATGCATTTCTGACGCCCCGGCCAGGGAACCTGATCCCAATAAGATTGTTTCTCTGAAAATCATCATCAGTGATGAGCAGGATGAGGTCTCAACTGATGCAGCACTGAATCAGGCAGTTTCCAGCATCAGCAGTGACAATATCCCCACCATCTTCCTGTCCTCTCCTGCCAAATCTCCTGCCAAGACTTTGCATGCGACACCTGCGGTCATAACACAGGAGGAAACGGCTCAGGCCGTGAGCTGCTTACAGGGTGCAGAGGGAGTTGGTTCATTCGGAACGCCTACGAGGAGCGTGCAGTGTAGTGGACAGCCTGTGTTGGGATGTGCGGCGGGTCAGGAAACCAGTTTCATTCAGCTGTTGCAAGCTAATCCCACCTTTGGGCCTTCAAGCAGCTATTTTGTTGTAACCGATCCGGCTGCCGCCGAGCAGCGGTCAAATGTTGTACTGCTTCCAAGTAATGTGCCTCAAGGAAGCATGTCTACAATGTCTCACGTGGTAGCGACTCCACCTCGCCAGAGGACTGTGGTGTCCATGGGAGCAAATGTCTCTCAGACCTACTCGCCTG gctCCACAATCATTATATCTTCTCCAGTTCAGCCCATGTTACAAAATGTGATGCTTCCAGTATCTGTAATGGGGCAAAAAACTGGAAAACTCACAGTCCTTCCCAATCAG aTGTTGACTTTGCCATGTTCAGCCACCGTAAGGCAGCCTGCAAAAGTTATCTCTCAACATAAATTGGCACCCAAGGAAAACACTGACATGG GTAAAACCGGCATTTCTGGGTCTGGTCAAGTGCTTCCTCAGACCTCTGAGCAACAAAAGATTGTAAGCGCAACAAGCCCTAGTCATCGGCGAATACTTTGCTTTGACGTCACACCAGAAACCATGGCAGCTGGCCAGAATTCTTCAGAGACAAGCACACTCACATCCTCTCCAGCTAAGCAGGTTCAGAAAGAAATCACACAGAATGAACCAAAACAGCCATTAGTTTCTGATGCCtgcaaaaaaagaatagaaaccGTTAGGCTTCCAGTAAATCCCAAAGTGGGTGTAAAGAACTCTGAAAAAGTCACCATATTTCATCAACAGAAAGAAGCACCAAAAAGCAAAGTGACTGAAAAGGGACCAAATCTAATTGTTTTATCAAATGCTGCGTCTTCCAACAATGCTGCCACTGAGCCAGAGGCTCTCATTAGATCTGAACCCCAGAAAAAATCACAAGCATCACAGAAGGAAGAGGGCGGAGTGGTTTTAAAATCTTCTGCTCCAGGGCCAAAGCAGAAACCAGCAGGCAAAACGAAGGACAACGCACAAGAAGAATCCTGTGAAAAAAAGCCGTTAAAACCAGTAGAGAGATCCTCAGAAAAAAGCACCTTACAGAACTCTCCAGGTGTGActgcaaataaagaaaatgagcTGGAGAGCTGTCAGACATCCGCACGCCCAGCTGAGGATCTCGCGGCTTCTACGGCAAAATCTACAGCACCTGTATCGAGCATTTCCTGTAAAACCTTATGCAAGACGAGCCCTCTAACTAAACAGGCTGTTGAGATGCTGCAGGACATACAAGGCCAGGCTCCCACGGCCACTCCACCGAAGAGACAGGTTGCCGGATGTCCAGATCTCCCGCTCCCGAGAACACCTGGACTGGGGCGTGCACAGGAGGAGCTGACGGATGGATTGAGAACCCCGTCCCGACAAAGGCTCAGGAAGGAGGGTGAAAGCACTCCGAGGCATCTCCCACCCCCCGCCACACCAGACATCCCCTCCTGCAGTCCTGCCAGCGAGGCGGGGAGTGAGAACAGCATCAACATGGCCGCCCACACGCTCATGATCCTGTCACGCGCTGCTAGGACAGGAGGTCCTCTGAAAGACAGCTTGCGTCAAGAGGAGGCCAGTGCTGGGAAATCTGCCATCCCTAAAGGAAAGAAGCGAAAGCAAATTGAATCGAGCCCTCCTGCAAAGAAAGAGCTACAGCTTTCCACTTCCTCAAGCGGTAAAAAGAAATCAAAG aaacagAAGAAGCTGCTGGACTCCTTTCCTGAAGACTTGGATGTTGATAAATTCCTGTCATCCCTGCACTATGATGAGTAA
- the mmp20a gene encoding matrix metalloproteinase-20, which translates to MVNTDIVRTSCATLQSPSPKEEYLQRFYHLKMRRRSKRHADPMKEKIRAMQHFSNLNKSGLLGLKTLDVMREARCGVPDVENFSLYPGRPKWKSNTITYRIARYTPDLSREEVENSLRLALKVWSEAAALKFVQVKHGVADINFSFNYKAHGDFFPFDGPGGVLAHAFEPGDGIGGDVHFDDDETWTAGRGRPGYNLFSVAAHELGHSLGLSHSRDPTALMYPKYKFLNPATYKLPRDDTLGVQALYGKKANQQRTLVIPYKCDPDFSLDAVTVLGKEIIFFKNSYVWVRTNWKTYWSRLREGPQSVFLPGIFSPVDAAYDVPSKRAVYVFTGPKYWVVQKLETKSYYSSIYDFGFPKTVKQIDAAVHVTEYGKTYFFTGDYYFSYDEKQSAMDRGFPRKIHRDWPGIVGKVDAAFELNGHVHLFCRSKAFIFSHQKRRLLHVMNANAWFGC; encoded by the exons GAATATCTGCAGCGATTCTATCACCTGAAGATGCGGCGTCGCAGTAAGAGGCATGCAGATCCAATGAAGGAGAAGATTAGAGCAATGCAACACTTCTCTAACCTGAATAAAAGTGGCCTTTTGGGTCTGAAAACCCTGGATGTGATGAGAGAGGCAAGATGTGGAGTACCTGATGTGGAGAACTTCTCCCTTTATCCTGGACGGCCCAAATGGAAGAGCAACACCATCACATACAG GATTGCTAGATATACCCCTGACCTCAGCCGAGAAGAGGTGGAGAACTCCTTGCGCTTGGCTCTAAAAGTATGGAGTGAAGCTGCTGCTCTAAAGTTTGTCCAAGTAAAACACGGCGTGGCAGATATTAACTTCTCCTTCAACTACAAAG CTCATGGAGACTTTTTCCCTTTCGATGGCCCGGGAGGGGTGCTAGCCCACGCTTTTGAGCCTGGAGATGGCATCGGAGGGGACGTACACTTCGATGATGATGAAACTTGGACAGCGGGACGCGGCAGACCAG GATACAACCTGTTCTCGGTGGCAGCACACGAGCTCGGTCACTCTTTGGGTCTGTCTCATTCACGGGACCCCACTGCTCTCATGTATCCAAAGTACAAGTTCCTCAACCCTGCAACGTACAAACTGCCAAGAGACGACACACTGGGCGTCCAGGCTCTATACG gaaAGAAAGCAAACCAACAAAGAACACTTGTAATCCCCTATAAGTGTGATCCAGACTTTTCTCTTGATGCAGTGACAGTGCTCGGAAAAGAAATTATCTTCTTCAAAAACAG TTACGTGTGGGTTAGAACAAACTGGAAGACATACTGGAGCAGACTAAGAGAAGGCCCTCAGAGCGTTTTTCTACCCGGCATCTTCTCACCTGTAGACGCTGCCTACGATGTTCCTTCTAAACGAGCGGTTTATGTGTtcacag GTCCTAAATATTGGGTAGTTCAGAAACTGGAGACAAAGAGCTATTATAGCTCCATCTATGACTTTGGATTTCCAAAAACAGTGAAACAAATAGATGCCGCTGTTCATGTCACTGAATACGGAAAGACCTATTTTTTCACAGGAGACTACTATTTCAg ttatgatGAGAAACAAAGTGCGATGGATCGTGGATTTCCAAGGAAAATTCATAGGGATTGGCCTGGAATTGTTGGCAAAGTGGACGCAGCTTTTGAACTCAATG GGCATGTTCACCTCTTCTGCAGATCAAAGGCATTTATCTTCAGCCATCAGAAAAGACGTTTGCTACACGTTATGAACGCTAATGCTTGGTTTGGTTGCTAA